One stretch of Halobaculum marinum DNA includes these proteins:
- a CDS encoding HAD family hydrolase produces the protein MDGVLVDSEDYWHAAEREEILPSVLAGDHPALDEVTGMYYGEIYDYLDAEYDTTVDKREFMRLYDETATTIYGERVALLDGAREFVATLRAEGVPVALVSSSPRDWIDVVLERFGLAFDLVAPAEEFDGPGKPDPGLFESAIADLGGVPERTVVVEDSENGVLAAARSGAYTIAVRDEHNADTDLSAADEVVDRSNPDALYDAVRQSTRTMRESVSGSNGSSG, from the coding sequence ATGGACGGCGTCCTCGTCGACTCCGAGGACTACTGGCACGCCGCCGAGCGCGAGGAGATCCTCCCGAGCGTCCTCGCGGGCGACCACCCCGCACTCGACGAGGTGACGGGGATGTACTACGGCGAAATCTACGACTACCTGGACGCCGAGTACGACACCACGGTCGACAAACGCGAGTTCATGCGGCTGTACGACGAGACGGCGACGACCATCTACGGCGAGCGGGTCGCCCTGCTCGACGGCGCCCGAGAGTTCGTCGCCACCCTCCGCGCGGAGGGGGTGCCGGTCGCGCTCGTCTCCTCGTCGCCGCGCGACTGGATCGACGTGGTGCTGGAGCGCTTCGGTCTCGCGTTCGACCTGGTCGCGCCCGCCGAGGAGTTCGACGGCCCCGGCAAGCCCGACCCCGGCCTGTTCGAGTCGGCAATCGCGGACCTGGGCGGCGTGCCCGAACGCACGGTCGTCGTCGAGGACTCCGAGAACGGCGTGCTCGCGGCGGCGCGCTCGGGTGCGTACACCATCGCCGTCCGCGACGAGCACAACGCCGACACCGACCTCTCGGCGGCCGACGAGGTGGTCGACCGGAGCAACCCCGACGCGCTGTACGACGCCGTGCGTCAGTCGACGCGGACGATGCGCGAGTCCGTCTCGGGGAGCAACGGGAGTTCGGGGTAG
- a CDS encoding ornithine cyclodeaminase family protein, giving the protein MHIFDDDAVADLLSLDDLLPVIETAFVKQGRGEVERPERPHFPVGEGLDGREDPPGTGLAMPAYVHGDPAYATKLASVFPGNAETARPTVQAQVVLTDAANGAPLALFAGERITNARTGCIGGLAARHLAAGSGPVDLAVIGAGQQARWQTRAIAAARGVARVRVFSPTPDSREECAADLREEGLDAEAVASASAAVGDADVVVTATTSEAPVLDGETLADGALVVAVGAYEARMCELDAATFDRAARVFADVPEEVAGIGDIVDNGVDPERLTPLSAVFEGDAGRGDDEEVVVVDSVGSAVLDTATANHLWRAAEAGTADAGVEIGF; this is encoded by the coding sequence ATGCACATCTTCGACGACGACGCGGTCGCAGACCTCCTCTCACTCGACGACCTCCTCCCCGTGATCGAGACGGCGTTCGTGAAGCAGGGACGCGGCGAGGTCGAGCGCCCCGAGCGCCCCCACTTCCCGGTCGGCGAGGGACTCGACGGCCGCGAGGACCCGCCGGGGACCGGCTTGGCGATGCCCGCGTACGTTCACGGCGACCCGGCGTACGCGACGAAACTCGCGTCGGTGTTCCCCGGCAACGCCGAGACGGCCCGCCCGACGGTGCAGGCGCAGGTGGTGCTCACCGACGCGGCGAACGGGGCGCCGCTGGCGCTGTTCGCCGGCGAGCGCATCACCAACGCCCGAACGGGCTGTATCGGTGGCCTCGCGGCTCGACACCTCGCCGCCGGGTCGGGCCCAGTCGACCTGGCGGTGATCGGCGCGGGCCAACAGGCGCGCTGGCAGACCCGCGCGATCGCGGCGGCTCGCGGCGTCGCCCGCGTTCGCGTCTTCTCGCCGACCCCCGACTCGCGCGAGGAGTGTGCCGCGGACCTCCGCGAGGAGGGGCTCGACGCCGAGGCGGTCGCGTCCGCGTCGGCGGCCGTCGGCGACGCCGACGTGGTCGTCACCGCGACGACGAGCGAGGCGCCGGTGCTCGACGGCGAGACGCTGGCGGACGGCGCGCTCGTCGTCGCCGTCGGTGCCTACGAGGCACGGATGTGCGAACTGGACGCGGCCACCTTCGACCGCGCCGCGCGGGTGTTCGCCGACGTGCCCGAGGAAGTCGCGGGGATCGGCGACATCGTCGACAACGGCGTCGACCCCGAGCGACTCACGCCGCTGTCGGCGGTGTTCGAGGGCGACGCCGGGCGCGGCGACGACGAGGAGGTGGTCGTCGTCGACAGCGTCGGCTCGGCGGTGTTGGACACGGCGACCGCGAATCACCTGTGGCGCGCCGCGGAGGCGGGTACCGCCGACGCCGGAGTCGAAATCGGCTTCTGA
- a CDS encoding 2Fe-2S iron-sulfur cluster-binding protein: MVDPVAIGFGAGLVLVFVALHFARGTGWEATADISEEVIERRAATVPETEFPEPGSRAIGGGSAPAGAIGGGEDGELEGGAAAEESTSPADIPEDEIEYFEVEYVKEGDTIEVANNETVLDAGEDEGWDLPYACRQGQCVSCAGQITSGGNSEEYVEHDNQQMLDDAELDDGYTLTCVAYPRADFTIETGEAP; the protein is encoded by the coding sequence ATGGTAGACCCCGTGGCAATCGGGTTCGGCGCGGGCCTCGTGTTGGTCTTCGTCGCCCTGCACTTCGCGCGCGGCACGGGCTGGGAGGCCACCGCGGACATCTCCGAGGAGGTCATCGAGCGGCGCGCCGCCACCGTCCCCGAGACGGAGTTCCCCGAGCCGGGGAGCCGAGCGATCGGCGGCGGCAGCGCCCCTGCCGGCGCGATCGGCGGCGGCGAGGACGGTGAGCTCGAGGGCGGCGCAGCCGCCGAGGAGTCGACGAGCCCGGCCGACATCCCGGAAGACGAGATCGAGTACTTCGAGGTCGAGTACGTGAAGGAGGGCGACACCATCGAGGTCGCCAACAACGAGACCGTCCTCGACGCCGGTGAAGACGAGGGCTGGGACCTGCCGTACGCCTGTCGGCAGGGGCAGTGCGTCTCGTGTGCCGGCCAGATCACCTCCGGCGGCAACTCCGAGGAGTACGTCGAGCACGACAACCAGCAGATGCTCGACGACGCCGAACTCGACGACGGCTACACGCTCACCTGCGTCGCGTACCCGCGCGCGGACTTCACGATCGAGACGGGCGAGGCGCCGTAA
- a CDS encoding aminopeptidase, which yields MDDRVREHAEVLVDWSARVEAGDQVVLDVAEGAHDLAVAVAEELGKRDATLLTTYGSSEVGRAFLRAGDDDREFAHSEPKLAMLEAADVYLRVGGGRNTAALADVDGERRMAARKATTATREARMDTDWVSTVHPTRSLAQQAGMAYEEYQDFVYDAVLRDWEALADEMANMKEILDAGSEVRIEKERTDLTMSIEGRTAVNSAASVAYDSHNLPSGEVFTAPHATEGEVFFDVPMTIDAQRVQDVSLTFEGGEVVDFSAAQGEDAIADVLDTDEGARRLGELGIGMNRGIDRFTDSILFDEKMGDTVHLAVGRAYDSCLPEGESGNDSAVHVDMITDMSEDSRMLVDGEVVQRNGTFRWEDGFSE from the coding sequence ATGGACGACAGAGTGCGCGAGCACGCCGAGGTACTCGTCGACTGGAGCGCCCGCGTCGAGGCGGGCGACCAGGTGGTGCTGGACGTCGCGGAGGGCGCCCACGACTTGGCGGTCGCGGTGGCCGAGGAGTTGGGGAAACGCGACGCGACCCTCCTCACGACGTACGGCTCGAGCGAGGTGGGCCGTGCGTTCCTCCGCGCTGGCGACGACGACCGCGAGTTCGCCCACAGCGAGCCGAAACTGGCGATGCTAGAGGCCGCGGACGTGTACCTCCGCGTCGGCGGCGGGCGCAACACGGCCGCCCTCGCCGACGTCGACGGTGAGCGCCGAATGGCCGCGCGGAAGGCGACCACGGCGACCCGCGAGGCGCGGATGGACACCGACTGGGTGTCGACGGTCCACCCGACGCGCTCGCTGGCCCAGCAAGCAGGGATGGCGTACGAGGAGTACCAGGACTTCGTGTACGACGCCGTGCTCCGCGACTGGGAGGCGCTCGCCGACGAGATGGCGAACATGAAGGAGATCCTCGACGCGGGCAGCGAGGTCCGCATCGAGAAGGAGCGCACCGACCTCACGATGTCCATCGAGGGCCGGACGGCGGTCAACTCCGCGGCGTCGGTGGCGTACGACTCCCACAACCTCCCCTCCGGCGAGGTGTTCACCGCACCGCACGCGACCGAGGGCGAGGTGTTCTTCGACGTGCCGATGACCATCGACGCCCAGCGCGTGCAGGACGTGTCGCTCACGTTCGAGGGCGGCGAGGTCGTCGACTTCTCGGCGGCACAGGGGGAGGACGCCATCGCGGACGTGCTCGACACCGACGAGGGTGCCCGGCGACTGGGCGAACTGGGGATCGGGATGAACCGCGGCATCGACCGCTTCACCGACTCCATCCTGTTCGACGAGAAGATGGGCGACACGGTCCACCTCGCGGTGGGGCGCGCGTACGACTCGTGCCTCCCCGAGGGCGAGTCGGGTAACGACTCCGCGGTCCACGTCGACATGATCACGGACATGTCCGAGGACTCGCGGATGCTCGTGGACGGTGAGGTCGTCCAGCGAAACGGGACGTTCCGCTGGGAAGACGGCTTTAGCGAATAA
- a CDS encoding DEAD/DEAH box helicase, with product MKVADAVPEFADAFGFEEFNRMQREALPAILDRDENVVAAAPTASGKTALAELAICETLREDGTALFIAPLRALTNEKEAEWERFEDMGYSVYVVTGERDLNPRRAERADILVMTPEKTDSATRKHESARYDFINDVDCCVIDEVHLLDSDKRGAVLEVTVSRLRRICDPRVVALSATMPNVDDVAEWLDAPPETTFEFGDEYRPVDLETGVKTYTHGDNSFADKYRRLYRALDLAEPHIREEGQALVFVTSRQDTVMAAKKARDEIGERDLEMGARGDYDFHNAAKELDNDTLRHSVVDGVAFHHAGLSKNDKDRVEQWFKEGKIQLLFSTSTLAWGVNLPARCVVIRDTKHHDPLEGEVDISPLDVLQMLGRAGRPGYDDVGYGWVVCDRSDADKYRKLLREGKEIESRLAEDIDSHLNAEIALGTISGLDDVMDWLETTFYYVRAGTKPEQYDFEGVRDRVRETLNSLVDRGFVETDDRLGIEATTLGRLASKYYLRMETAERFAQLGERQSIDENGVLHTVAAAAEFDSASARSAESDAVDRVLDGIDTSLEGGNRKVLAILHAAVRGSTPSDLRSDAWIIKQNALRLLAAMREFADAFAGPRAANLVRRVEARVEHGVKREAVGLTAIEGVGSGRAESLSSGGLTTPADVVSAGVDRLTRAGLSEGVAERVVRQAEDLPNAVVEWGEFPERIGTAENEMLEVTVRNVGGSARAGLRVTANGVEMTQKTLYLSDETTVPVGVFGAPGEDEMRYEVEVVYPELPLLPETDSRIVRVD from the coding sequence ATGAAAGTCGCAGACGCCGTGCCGGAGTTCGCCGACGCGTTCGGGTTCGAGGAGTTCAACCGCATGCAACGGGAGGCGCTGCCCGCCATCCTCGACCGCGACGAGAACGTCGTCGCGGCCGCCCCCACCGCCTCCGGCAAGACCGCGCTCGCGGAACTGGCGATCTGTGAGACGCTTCGGGAGGACGGCACCGCCCTGTTCATCGCGCCCCTCCGCGCCCTGACGAACGAGAAGGAGGCCGAGTGGGAGCGCTTCGAGGACATGGGCTACTCCGTGTACGTCGTCACCGGCGAGCGCGACCTCAACCCCCGCCGCGCCGAGCGCGCCGACATCCTCGTGATGACGCCCGAGAAGACCGACTCCGCGACGCGGAAACACGAGTCCGCCCGCTACGACTTCATCAACGACGTCGACTGCTGTGTCATCGACGAGGTCCACCTGCTCGACTCCGACAAACGCGGCGCCGTCCTCGAAGTCACCGTCTCGCGCCTGCGCCGCATCTGCGACCCGCGCGTCGTCGCCCTCTCCGCGACGATGCCGAACGTCGACGACGTGGCCGAGTGGCTCGACGCGCCGCCGGAGACGACCTTCGAGTTCGGCGACGAGTACCGCCCCGTCGACTTGGAGACCGGCGTGAAGACGTACACCCACGGCGACAACTCCTTCGCCGACAAGTACCGTCGCCTCTACCGCGCGCTCGACCTCGCAGAGCCACACATCCGCGAGGAGGGGCAGGCGCTCGTGTTCGTCACCTCTCGCCAGGACACCGTGATGGCCGCCAAGAAGGCGCGCGACGAGATCGGCGAGCGCGACCTGGAGATGGGCGCCCGCGGCGACTACGACTTCCACAACGCCGCCAAGGAGTTGGACAACGACACGCTCCGCCACTCCGTCGTCGACGGCGTCGCGTTCCACCACGCCGGCCTCTCGAAGAACGACAAAGACCGCGTCGAGCAGTGGTTCAAGGAGGGGAAGATCCAACTCCTCTTCTCCACCTCGACGCTCGCGTGGGGCGTGAACCTCCCCGCCCGCTGTGTCGTCATCCGCGACACGAAACACCACGACCCGCTGGAGGGCGAGGTCGACATCAGCCCGCTGGACGTGCTCCAGATGCTCGGCCGGGCGGGCCGCCCGGGGTACGACGACGTGGGGTACGGCTGGGTCGTCTGCGACCGCTCGGACGCCGACAAGTACCGGAAGCTGCTCCGGGAGGGCAAAGAGATCGAGTCGCGACTCGCCGAGGACATCGACTCCCACCTCAACGCCGAGATCGCGCTCGGCACCATCTCCGGCCTCGACGACGTGATGGACTGGCTGGAGACGACGTTCTACTACGTGCGCGCCGGCACCAAGCCCGAGCAGTACGACTTCGAGGGCGTCCGCGACCGCGTGCGCGAGACGCTGAACTCGCTGGTGGACCGCGGGTTCGTCGAGACCGACGACCGCCTCGGCATCGAGGCGACGACGCTCGGGCGCCTCGCCTCGAAGTACTACCTGCGCATGGAGACGGCCGAGCGGTTCGCGCAATTGGGCGAGCGCCAGTCCATCGACGAGAACGGCGTCCTCCACACGGTCGCGGCGGCCGCCGAGTTCGACTCCGCCTCCGCGCGCTCGGCGGAGTCGGACGCCGTCGACCGCGTGCTCGACGGGATCGACACGAGTCTGGAGGGCGGCAACCGGAAGGTGCTCGCGATCCTCCACGCCGCCGTCCGCGGGTCGACGCCGTCTGACCTGCGCTCGGACGCGTGGATCATCAAGCAGAACGCCCTGCGCCTGCTCGCGGCGATGCGGGAGTTCGCCGACGCCTTCGCCGGCCCGCGCGCCGCCAACCTCGTGCGCCGCGTCGAGGCCCGCGTCGAACACGGCGTCAAACGCGAGGCGGTCGGCCTCACCGCCATCGAGGGCGTCGGGTCGGGGCGCGCGGAGAGCCTCTCGTCTGGCGGCCTCACCACCCCCGCCGACGTGGTGTCGGCTGGCGTCGACCGCCTGACGCGGGCAGGGCTCTCGGAGGGCGTCGCCGAGCGGGTGGTCCGACAGGCGGAGGACCTCCCGAACGCCGTCGTCGAGTGGGGCGAGTTCCCCGAGCGCATCGGCACCGCCGAGAACGAGATGCTGGAGGTGACGGTGCGCAACGTCGGCGGGAGCGCCCGCGCGGGGCTCCGCGTGACCGCCAACGGCGTGGAGATGACCCAGAAGACGCTGTACCTCAGCGACGAGACGACGGTGCCGGTCGGCGTGTTCGGCGCGCCCGGCGAAGACGAGATGCGCTACGAGGTGGAGGTCGTCTACCCCGAACTCCCGTTGCTCCCCGAGACGGACTCGCGCATCGTCCGCGTCGACTGA
- a CDS encoding TrmB family transcriptional regulator: MDRETLAQALNYADLTEYQSEAYLTLLDMGVSPAVEVGRESDVPVSQVYDVLRSLESKGYVETIDREKLYVRPCDPGVSMDELESRGELLHDAAEEIRERYRQPDRMDARVGVTKRGETAVANARDLIGDADTVVELAGTYEQLAQLLPAIREAREQGVVVRASVYVDDGQTPPEGFDPSGALSELRGCSIPGPFLVIVDRHRTCFAPNTRSDEDYGVVIYDRILPFVFHWYYLTCLWNLYPTLYADETDRVTYVTMEEFVCDCHSLWNEGYELEVVVDGVDIATDERRTLRGLVVDLSHLRDGLDLSRLALSDMGAHKSFVLVTDEGTVEVGGWGAVFEDVEMRTISLVGLDAGSLPLPSR; encoded by the coding sequence ATGGACCGCGAGACGCTGGCGCAGGCGTTGAACTACGCCGACCTGACGGAGTACCAGTCGGAGGCGTACCTCACCCTGCTCGACATGGGCGTCTCGCCCGCCGTCGAGGTCGGCCGCGAGAGCGACGTGCCGGTGTCGCAGGTGTACGACGTGCTCCGGAGTCTGGAGTCGAAGGGGTACGTCGAGACGATCGACCGCGAGAAGCTGTACGTGCGCCCGTGCGACCCCGGCGTCTCGATGGACGAACTGGAGTCGCGCGGCGAGTTGCTCCACGACGCCGCCGAGGAGATCCGCGAGCGCTACCGCCAACCCGACCGCATGGACGCGCGAGTCGGCGTCACCAAGCGCGGGGAGACGGCGGTCGCGAACGCACGCGACCTCATCGGCGACGCCGACACCGTCGTCGAGTTGGCCGGCACGTACGAGCAACTGGCGCAACTGCTCCCGGCGATCCGCGAGGCGCGCGAGCAGGGCGTCGTCGTCCGCGCGTCCGTCTACGTCGACGACGGGCAGACGCCGCCCGAGGGGTTCGACCCGAGCGGCGCGCTGTCGGAACTGCGCGGCTGTTCCATCCCCGGCCCGTTCCTCGTCATCGTCGACCGCCACCGCACCTGCTTCGCGCCGAACACCCGGTCGGACGAGGACTACGGCGTCGTCATCTACGACCGCATCCTCCCGTTCGTGTTCCACTGGTACTACCTCACCTGTCTGTGGAACCTCTACCCCACGCTGTACGCCGACGAGACCGACCGCGTCACGTACGTCACGATGGAGGAGTTCGTCTGCGACTGCCACTCGCTGTGGAACGAGGGGTACGAATTGGAGGTTGTCGTCGACGGCGTCGACATCGCCACCGACGAGCGGCGCACCCTCCGGGGACTCGTCGTCGACCTGTCACACCTCCGCGACGGCCTCGACCTGTCGCGACTGGCGCTGTCGGACATGGGCGCGCACAAGAGCTTCGTCCTCGTCACTGACGAGGGCACCGTCGAGGTCGGCGGCTGGGGCGCCGTCTTCGAGGACGTGGAGATGCGGACCATCTCGCTGGTTGGCCTCGACGCGGGGTCGCTGCCGTTGCCCAGCAGGTGA
- a CDS encoding topoisomerase DNA-binding C4 zinc finger domain-containing protein — protein MPATCTLLAGDCTTRFETTTGDERTQRGRVVALAKPDRTLLVHDRSGYQPVAWLTRADSLTVEADGDGFAVTAHDAGRTLSVRSHDDGQVVEFPVSDAGVPVGECPAPDCGAALVRTGGDVVCLGCGDSYGLPSGATVHDDATCDDCGLPTMTVERGESLDLCVDYACDSLTDAVREVLDRRFDCPDCGRDLRVREHRGRAFLGCDGYPDCETAFSVPAGVFAGECACGLPRFETATGVRCLDGTCERDRPADPERGP, from the coding sequence ATGCCAGCGACCTGTACCCTCCTCGCGGGCGACTGCACGACGCGTTTCGAGACGACCACCGGCGACGAGCGGACCCAGCGCGGCCGGGTCGTCGCCCTCGCCAAACCCGACCGCACGCTGCTCGTCCACGACCGGTCGGGCTACCAACCGGTCGCGTGGCTCACCCGCGCGGACTCGTTGACCGTCGAGGCGGACGGCGACGGCTTCGCCGTCACCGCCCACGACGCCGGGCGCACCCTCTCGGTCCGCTCGCACGACGACGGCCAGGTCGTGGAGTTCCCCGTCAGCGACGCCGGGGTCCCGGTCGGCGAGTGTCCCGCTCCCGACTGCGGGGCGGCGCTCGTGCGCACCGGCGGCGACGTGGTGTGTCTCGGCTGCGGCGACTCGTACGGTCTGCCGTCGGGCGCGACGGTCCACGACGACGCCACCTGCGACGACTGCGGCCTCCCGACGATGACCGTCGAGCGCGGCGAGTCGCTCGACCTGTGCGTCGACTACGCGTGCGACTCGCTGACGGACGCCGTCCGCGAGGTGCTGGACCGCCGCTTCGACTGCCCGGACTGCGGGCGCGACCTGCGCGTCAGAGAGCACCGCGGGCGGGCGTTCCTCGGCTGCGACGGTTACCCCGACTGCGAGACGGCGTTCTCGGTCCCGGCGGGCGTGTTCGCCGGCGAGTGTGCCTGCGGCCTCCCACGCTTCGAGACGGCGACTGGGGTGCGCTGTCTGGACGGGACGTGCGAACGCGACCGGCCCGCCGACCCGGAACGGGGGCCGTGA
- the gnd gene encoding phosphogluconate dehydrogenase (NAD(+)-dependent, decarboxylating) encodes MQLGVIGLGRMGQIVVDRVLDAGHDVVAFDLSAEATAAAAEAGAEPADSVADLYERLDAGADEGDDGVRIWLMVPAGDAVDATLDDLEPHLTSDDVVVDGGNSYFEDSVRRAEATDAAYLDCGTSGGPAGADLGFSLMVGGPEWAYEELTPVFDAVATGPAGHDRMGEAGSGHYVKMVHNGVEYALMQAYGEGFELLHEGRYDLDLEAVARTWNNGAVIRSWLLELCEEAFREEGNDLGDVADRVEGGSTGTWTVQEALEQEVPVPLIYQALAERFDSRRERFGRRLASRLRYGFGRHEVPRKDE; translated from the coding sequence ATCCAACTCGGCGTGATCGGACTCGGTCGGATGGGGCAGATCGTCGTCGACCGCGTCCTCGACGCCGGCCACGACGTGGTCGCGTTCGACCTCTCGGCGGAGGCGACCGCCGCCGCCGCGGAGGCCGGTGCCGAACCGGCCGACTCCGTCGCGGACCTGTACGAACGACTGGACGCGGGTGCCGACGAGGGCGACGATGGCGTCCGCATCTGGCTGATGGTGCCCGCGGGCGACGCCGTCGACGCCACGCTCGACGACCTCGAACCGCACCTCACGAGCGACGACGTCGTCGTCGACGGCGGGAACTCCTACTTCGAGGACTCCGTGCGCCGCGCGGAGGCGACCGACGCCGCCTACCTCGACTGCGGCACCTCCGGCGGGCCCGCCGGCGCAGACCTGGGCTTCTCGCTGATGGTCGGCGGTCCCGAGTGGGCCTACGAGGAGTTGACGCCGGTGTTCGACGCCGTCGCGACCGGCCCCGCGGGCCACGACCGGATGGGTGAGGCCGGGTCGGGTCACTACGTGAAGATGGTCCACAACGGCGTGGAGTACGCGCTGATGCAGGCGTACGGCGAGGGGTTCGAACTGCTCCACGAGGGGCGCTACGACCTCGACCTGGAGGCGGTCGCGCGGACGTGGAACAACGGCGCGGTGATCCGCTCGTGGCTGCTGGAACTGTGTGAGGAGGCGTTCCGCGAGGAGGGGAACGACCTCGGCGACGTGGCCGACCGCGTCGAGGGCGGGTCGACGGGCACGTGGACGGTGCAGGAGGCGCTCGAACAGGAGGTGCCCGTGCCGCTCATCTACCAGGCGCTCGCCGAGCGGTTCGACTCGCGCCGGGAGCGGTTCGGCCGTCGCCTCGCGAGTCGCCTGCGGTACGGCTTCGGGCGCCACGAAGTGCCCCGCAAAGACGAGTAG
- the endA gene encoding tRNA-intron lyase gives MNATLDGDVVRAHGDARQRFYDARGYGRADGADVTLARVEAAHLLYRGDLESVSGMDFRAFFRDSVASEPGFAARFLVYTDLRERGFYLAPAREGWPGSDGAGDDRDDTEDGADILVFERGEKPGGPVAHRVRVVGEREELAATALAGVTLAVVDEESEVSYFGCSAGGGFDGQTAYDLPTGLDADLLDDRVVCWSPPAALYESAFYGQPVSGRDDADVDALQLSLLEAADLAERGAVDLDAAAVVERGREVEGDRFDRRLTVYRELRDAGVVPKTGYKFGADFRTYDAVESVAELPHSERLVRVVTPEHRFHPRDLALDVRLAGGVRKSMVFALAGAESVAYLTVERLTP, from the coding sequence ATGAACGCGACACTCGACGGCGACGTCGTCCGCGCGCACGGCGACGCCCGTCAGCGCTTCTACGACGCCCGGGGGTACGGTCGGGCCGACGGCGCGGACGTGACCCTCGCGCGCGTCGAGGCGGCGCACCTCCTGTACCGCGGCGACCTGGAGTCGGTGTCCGGGATGGACTTCCGGGCGTTCTTCCGCGACAGTGTCGCGAGCGAACCCGGCTTCGCCGCGCGCTTCCTCGTGTACACCGACCTCCGCGAGCGGGGGTTCTACCTCGCACCCGCGCGGGAGGGGTGGCCCGGGAGCGACGGCGCCGGCGACGACCGCGACGACACCGAGGACGGCGCCGACATCCTCGTGTTCGAGCGCGGCGAGAAGCCCGGCGGCCCCGTCGCCCACCGCGTGCGCGTCGTCGGCGAGCGCGAGGAGTTGGCGGCGACGGCGCTGGCGGGCGTGACGCTCGCCGTCGTCGACGAGGAGAGCGAGGTGTCGTACTTCGGCTGTTCCGCCGGCGGCGGCTTCGACGGGCAGACCGCCTACGACCTCCCGACCGGCCTCGACGCGGACCTGCTCGACGACCGCGTCGTCTGCTGGAGCCCGCCCGCCGCTCTGTACGAGTCGGCGTTCTACGGCCAGCCGGTCTCGGGCCGCGACGACGCCGACGTGGACGCGCTCCAGTTGTCGCTGCTGGAGGCCGCCGACCTCGCCGAGCGCGGGGCCGTCGACCTCGACGCCGCGGCGGTCGTCGAACGCGGGCGCGAGGTCGAGGGCGACCGCTTCGACCGCCGACTCACCGTCTACCGCGAGTTGCGCGACGCCGGCGTCGTCCCGAAGACCGGCTACAAGTTCGGCGCCGACTTCCGCACGTACGACGCCGTCGAGTCCGTCGCCGAACTGCCCCACTCCGAACGGCTGGTTCGCGTCGTCACCCCCGAGCACCGGTTCCACCCGCGGGACCTCGCCCTCGACGTGCGCCTCGCCGGCGGCGTCCGCAAGTCGATGGTGTTCGCGCTCGCAGGAGCCGAGTCGGTCGCGTACCTCACTGTCGAACGGCTCACGCCCTGA